In Halorubellus sp. JP-L1, one DNA window encodes the following:
- a CDS encoding ABC transporter ATP-binding protein yields MTATPAIEVEGLVKEYGDLRALDGLDLRVEDGEFFGLLGPNGAGKTTFIEILVGLTRKTDGRAEVFGHDVVDDYRDARDAIGLAPQEYNVDRFFPIREVLEHKAGYHGIPPEEAGERADEALKRVGIYDKRDERFDWLSGGMKRRLLLARALVTDPDLLILDEPTAGVDVQLRRDLWRVVRELNESGTTVLLTTHYIEEAERLCDRVAVMDEGKKLDVATPEDLMSRGTDTITVTLADAPAEVPTFDTDAVLDTSIEGDRLTVRVEDGGRAVADVVSNLQATGHTVVDLDVSRTSLEEIFVQMTGEDASTTRGDADESGDSSSAEDAEVTRA; encoded by the coding sequence ATGACTGCTACGCCCGCCATCGAGGTCGAGGGCCTCGTGAAGGAGTACGGCGACCTCCGGGCGCTCGACGGCCTCGACCTCCGCGTCGAGGACGGCGAGTTCTTCGGGCTCCTCGGACCGAACGGCGCGGGGAAGACGACGTTCATCGAGATCCTCGTCGGCCTCACGCGGAAGACCGACGGGCGCGCTGAGGTGTTCGGGCACGACGTCGTCGACGACTACCGAGACGCCAGGGACGCCATCGGGCTCGCGCCCCAGGAGTACAACGTCGACCGGTTCTTCCCGATCCGCGAAGTGCTGGAGCACAAGGCCGGCTACCACGGCATCCCGCCCGAGGAAGCCGGCGAGCGCGCGGACGAGGCTCTCAAACGGGTCGGCATCTACGACAAGCGCGACGAGCGCTTCGACTGGCTCTCCGGCGGCATGAAGCGCCGGCTCTTGCTCGCTCGCGCGCTCGTCACCGACCCGGACCTCCTCATCCTCGACGAACCGACCGCGGGCGTCGACGTCCAGCTCCGCCGCGACCTCTGGCGCGTCGTCCGTGAACTCAACGAGAGCGGGACGACCGTCCTCCTGACGACGCACTACATCGAGGAGGCCGAACGCCTCTGCGACCGCGTCGCCGTCATGGACGAGGGGAAGAAGCTCGACGTGGCGACGCCCGAGGACCTCATGAGTCGCGGCACGGACACGATCACGGTCACGCTCGCGGACGCCCCAGCCGAGGTGCCGACGTTCGACACAGACGCCGTCCTCGACACCTCGATCGAGGGCGACCGACTCACCGTCCGCGTCGAGGACGGCGGGCGCGCGGTCGCGGACGTCGTCTCGAACCTCCAGGCGACCGGTCACACCGTCGTCGACCTCGACGTCTCGCGGACGAGCCTCGAGGAGATCTTCGTCCAGATGACCGGCGAAGACGCCAGCACCACGCGCGGCGACGCCGACGAGTCCGGCGATTCGTCGTCCGCCGAGGACGCGGAGGTGACGCGAGCGTGA
- a CDS encoding NUDIX domain-containing protein, with translation MTADADPLAWETRASEVAYTCPGFEVVHQDVRLPDGTDTDFDYLTEPPAVVVLPFVGDGGRDDDVVVIEEWRQAVSRVNRGLPAGSTEADDDDLAVAARRELREETGYDAGDVSHLCTVEPANGLLDSVHHVYVATGCEHAGEQDLDFDESIRVDTAAFADLLEAVRDGEIRDGRTHVAVTRYALECVLDGASSVDAAAEDEPAATPGGEGT, from the coding sequence ATGACAGCCGACGCCGATCCGCTGGCGTGGGAGACTCGCGCCAGCGAGGTCGCCTACACCTGTCCCGGGTTCGAGGTCGTCCACCAGGACGTCCGCCTCCCCGACGGCACCGACACGGACTTCGACTACCTCACCGAGCCGCCCGCGGTCGTCGTCCTGCCGTTCGTCGGCGACGGCGGCCGCGACGACGACGTGGTCGTCATCGAGGAGTGGCGGCAAGCGGTCTCCCGGGTGAACCGCGGGTTGCCCGCCGGATCCACGGAGGCCGACGACGACGACCTCGCGGTCGCCGCCCGGCGCGAACTCCGCGAGGAGACCGGGTACGACGCGGGCGACGTCTCGCACCTCTGCACGGTCGAGCCCGCGAACGGTCTCCTCGACAGCGTGCATCACGTCTACGTCGCCACCGGGTGCGAGCACGCGGGCGAACAGGACCTCGACTTCGACGAGAGCATCCGCGTCGACACCGCCGCGTTCGCCGACCTCCTCGAAGCAGTCCGCGACGGCGAGATCCGCGACGGCCGCACGCACGTCGCCGTCACGCGGTACGCGCTCGAGTGCGTCCTCGACGGCGCTTCGAGCGTCGACGCAGCCGCCGAAGACGAGCCGGCCGCGACGCCGGGAGGTGAGGGAACGTGA
- the thrC gene encoding threonine synthase translates to MTMDHVDALECTLCGAEYDPDQVIYTCPEHEGVKGILEVTYDYDVVHDRFDAPLDGVVDSQWKYAAFLPVHDDAEVVTLDEGGTDLFDAPNLSDALGVETLVKDDGRNPTGCFKDRASSIAVTKAKHAGRDVVTCASTGNAAASLAGYAARGGLDARIFVPGDAPTGKLAQPLVYGADVLAVDGSYDEAYDLSVDVTDEYGWYNRNAAINPFQVEGKRTVGHELAGQTSARGDVPDWLVFSMGDGCTIAGAWKGFREFRDLGYVDDAPKMLGVQATGASSIHDAFHGHDDVDDVADTLADSIAVGRPRNTVKACRALEESGGTALLVDDDDILDAQTLLGRTEGIYSEPAGATALAGLQRALAEDVVERDETVVVCSTGFGLKDTESALDATDGVTAIDPRMEDVRDLYGSAE, encoded by the coding sequence ATGACCATGGACCACGTCGACGCGCTCGAGTGCACGCTGTGCGGGGCCGAGTACGACCCGGACCAGGTGATCTACACGTGCCCCGAGCACGAGGGCGTGAAGGGCATCCTGGAGGTGACGTACGACTACGACGTCGTCCACGACCGCTTCGACGCGCCGCTCGACGGCGTCGTCGACAGCCAGTGGAAGTACGCGGCGTTCCTGCCCGTGCACGACGACGCGGAGGTGGTGACGCTCGACGAGGGCGGCACCGACCTGTTCGACGCGCCGAACCTGAGCGACGCGCTCGGCGTGGAGACGCTCGTGAAGGACGACGGCCGGAACCCCACGGGGTGCTTCAAGGACCGCGCCAGTTCCATCGCGGTGACGAAGGCCAAGCACGCGGGCAGAGACGTCGTGACGTGTGCGTCGACGGGGAACGCGGCGGCATCGCTCGCGGGGTACGCCGCCCGGGGCGGCCTCGACGCGCGCATCTTCGTCCCCGGCGACGCCCCGACGGGGAAGCTCGCGCAGCCGCTCGTCTACGGTGCGGACGTGCTCGCCGTCGACGGGTCCTACGACGAGGCGTACGACCTGAGCGTCGACGTGACCGACGAGTACGGCTGGTACAACCGGAACGCCGCCATCAATCCGTTCCAGGTCGAGGGGAAGCGCACGGTCGGGCACGAACTCGCCGGCCAGACGAGCGCGCGCGGCGACGTCCCGGACTGGCTCGTCTTCTCGATGGGCGACGGCTGCACGATCGCGGGCGCGTGGAAGGGCTTCCGCGAGTTCCGCGACCTCGGGTACGTCGACGACGCGCCGAAGATGCTCGGCGTACAGGCGACCGGCGCGTCCAGCATCCACGACGCGTTCCACGGGCACGACGACGTCGACGACGTCGCGGACACGCTCGCCGACAGCATCGCCGTCGGCCGACCCCGGAACACGGTGAAGGCGTGCCGGGCGCTCGAGGAGAGCGGCGGCACGGCACTGCTCGTCGACGACGACGACATCCTCGACGCGCAGACGCTCCTCGGCCGCACCGAGGGCATCTACTCGGAGCCCGCGGGCGCGACGGCGCTCGCCGGTCTCCAGCGCGCGCTCGCGGAGGACGTCGTCGAGCGCGACGAGACCGTCGTCGTCTGCTCGACCGGGTTCGGCCTGAAGGACACCGAGAGCGCGCTCGACGCGACGGACGGCGTCACTGCCATCGACCCGCGGATGGAGGACGTCCGGGACCTGTACGGGAGCGCCGAGTAG
- a CDS encoding ABC transporter permease, with protein sequence MGVERVPGLSTGTVTLVRREILRYVRRPRNTFLPPFVNNVLYFAVFGVILGERIGSYGDGIPYILFVLPGLVVLGAVSNGFENASFSIFHGRWNEYIHEVLTSPLSYGQITFAYVAASTLRGVLVGVIIAIVGVAFTVAHPAYSLVSVAHPVYLAVALTLVAALFACFGVVGGLWARDFDYLTVLNQFLIRPLVFFGGVFYPLDALDGIAYTLSFLNPMVFTVDAVRYGFLDSNVLHPWLSLGVLAGATAVVFAIDVALVKRGYGLTE encoded by the coding sequence ATGGGCGTCGAACGCGTCCCCGGCCTCTCCACGGGGACGGTGACGCTCGTGCGCCGCGAGATCCTCCGGTACGTCCGCCGCCCCCGGAACACGTTCCTGCCGCCGTTCGTGAACAACGTCCTCTACTTCGCGGTGTTCGGCGTCATCCTCGGCGAACGCATCGGGAGCTACGGCGACGGCATCCCGTACATCCTGTTCGTGCTCCCCGGCCTCGTCGTCCTCGGCGCGGTCTCGAACGGCTTCGAGAACGCCTCGTTCTCGATATTCCACGGGCGCTGGAACGAGTACATCCACGAGGTCCTCACGAGTCCGCTGAGTTACGGGCAGATCACGTTCGCGTACGTCGCCGCCAGCACCCTCCGCGGCGTCCTCGTCGGCGTCATCATCGCGATCGTCGGCGTCGCGTTCACCGTCGCGCACCCCGCGTACTCGCTCGTCTCCGTCGCGCACCCAGTCTACCTCGCCGTCGCGCTCACGCTCGTCGCCGCGCTGTTCGCGTGCTTCGGCGTCGTCGGCGGACTCTGGGCGCGGGACTTCGACTACCTCACCGTCCTCAACCAGTTCCTCATCCGCCCGCTCGTCTTCTTCGGTGGCGTCTTCTACCCGCTCGACGCCCTCGACGGCATCGCGTACACGCTCTCCTTCCTCAACCCGATGGTGTTCACGGTCGACGCCGTCCGCTACGGCTTCCTCGACTCGAACGTCCTCCACCCGTGGCTCTCCCTGGGCGTGCTCGCCGGCGCGACCGCGGTCGTGTTCGCGATCGACGTCGCGCTCGTCAAGCGCGGCTACGGCCTGACGGAGTGA
- a CDS encoding Zn-dependent hydrolase encodes MSKVTLDERRFRERFEEFNEIGATAAGGVDRPALSDENRAARDLLVEWFRDAGLEVRIDEMGNIFGRREGREPDADPVLFGSHVDSQYNGGRFDGVVGVLGALEVVQALDDAGVVTDRPLEVVSWSNEEGVRFQPDMLGSGVYAGQFDLEYALGVEDDDGRTFGDELERIGYDGDAPCEADGVHCYFELHVEQGPYLEDAGLSVGVVEGVFGFSWMNVAFEGQANHAGPTPMDMRQDAFVATADVTKAVRELTATGGEDLVGTVGSVDVWPNAINVIPERVEFTVDVRSYDDDVVDRAVDRVREEVAWAADREGLEFAFEEIMRLDASAFDDDCIETIAAAAADAGYEYERLVSGAGHDASYLNAIAPTGMIFVPSVDGVSHRESEFTEWADVVAGTEVLLRAVREQATV; translated from the coding sequence ATGAGCAAGGTCACCCTCGACGAGCGTCGGTTCCGCGAGCGCTTCGAGGAGTTCAACGAGATCGGTGCGACAGCGGCCGGCGGCGTCGACCGGCCCGCGCTCTCGGACGAGAACCGGGCGGCGCGGGACCTGCTCGTCGAGTGGTTCCGCGACGCCGGCCTCGAGGTCCGCATCGACGAGATGGGCAATATCTTCGGACGACGCGAGGGCCGAGAGCCGGACGCCGACCCCGTACTGTTCGGGTCGCACGTCGACAGCCAGTACAACGGCGGGCGGTTCGACGGCGTCGTCGGCGTGCTCGGCGCGCTCGAGGTCGTCCAGGCGCTGGACGACGCCGGCGTCGTCACCGACCGCCCCCTCGAGGTCGTGTCCTGGAGCAACGAGGAGGGCGTGCGCTTCCAGCCGGACATGCTCGGGAGCGGCGTCTACGCGGGCCAGTTCGACCTCGAGTACGCCCTCGGCGTCGAGGACGACGACGGCAGGACGTTCGGTGACGAACTCGAACGCATCGGGTACGACGGCGACGCGCCCTGCGAGGCCGACGGCGTCCACTGTTACTTCGAACTGCACGTCGAACAGGGACCCTACTTGGAGGACGCGGGCCTGAGCGTCGGCGTCGTCGAGGGCGTGTTCGGGTTCTCGTGGATGAACGTCGCGTTCGAGGGGCAGGCGAACCACGCCGGACCGACGCCGATGGACATGCGCCAGGACGCGTTCGTCGCGACCGCGGACGTGACGAAGGCGGTGCGCGAGCTGACGGCGACCGGCGGCGAGGACCTCGTCGGCACCGTCGGGAGCGTCGACGTCTGGCCGAACGCGATCAACGTCATCCCCGAGCGCGTCGAGTTCACGGTCGACGTCCGCTCGTACGACGACGACGTCGTCGACCGGGCCGTCGACCGCGTCCGCGAGGAGGTCGCGTGGGCGGCCGACCGCGAAGGCCTCGAGTTCGCGTTCGAGGAGATCATGCGCCTCGACGCGAGCGCGTTCGACGACGACTGCATCGAGACGATAGCCGCGGCCGCCGCGGACGCGGGCTACGAGTACGAGCGCCTCGTCAGCGGCGCCGGCCACGACGCGAGCTATCTCAACGCGATCGCGCCGACGGGCATGATCTTCGTCCCGAGCGTCGACGGCGTCAGCCACCGCGAGAGCGAGTTCACCGAGTGGGCGGACGTCGTCGCCGGCACCGAGGTGCTCCTTCGTGCGGTCCGGGAGCAAGCGACGGTCTGA
- the tgtA gene encoding tRNA guanosine(15) transglycosylase TgtA: protein MREHFEARDWDAAGRVGRLDVPRAGVTVETPALLPVVNPNIQTLEPRRMREEFGAQILITNSYIIKTSDGLRERALEEGLHDLLEFDGAIMTDSGSFQLAEYGDIDVTTEEILQFQYDIGSDVGTPVDIPTPPDASHEQAEEELRTTQERLAIAEGVDVGDMLVNAPVQGSTHVDLREDAGRQAAATDLDVFPVGAVVPLMNDYRYGDMVDVVAAAKRGLDQDCPVHLFGAGHPMMFALAAALGCDLFDSAAYALYARDDRYLTVRGTKHLDDLEHLPCPCPVCTEHTPAELRALGERERGDELAAHNLHVSFAEMRRVRQAIRTGSLLELVESRARAHPAMLDGYRAALAHADQLERTDSASKDTFFYLSSESARRPEVRRHHERLDRLAPEGDVLLTEGDNDDAFDASWTVEPPFGPFPRDLRNTYPLTAELPERLDEAAFAAAADGVAALVDGASASFTLAHRDWPERALDGVPDDVSLVNLHGREHAEY from the coding sequence ATGAGAGAGCACTTCGAGGCTCGCGACTGGGACGCCGCGGGCCGCGTCGGCCGGCTCGACGTGCCGCGAGCGGGCGTGACCGTGGAGACGCCCGCGCTCCTGCCGGTCGTCAACCCGAACATCCAGACGCTCGAACCCAGGCGGATGCGCGAGGAGTTCGGTGCGCAGATCCTCATCACGAACAGTTACATCATCAAGACCAGCGACGGGCTCCGGGAGCGCGCGCTCGAGGAGGGCCTGCACGACTTGCTCGAGTTCGACGGCGCGATCATGACGGACTCGGGGTCGTTCCAGCTCGCGGAGTACGGCGACATCGACGTGACGACCGAGGAGATCCTCCAGTTCCAGTACGACATTGGCAGCGACGTCGGGACGCCCGTGGACATCCCGACGCCGCCGGACGCGAGCCACGAGCAAGCGGAGGAGGAACTCCGTACGACCCAGGAGCGCCTCGCGATAGCGGAGGGCGTCGACGTCGGCGACATGCTCGTGAACGCGCCCGTGCAGGGGTCGACGCACGTCGACCTCCGCGAGGACGCCGGCCGGCAGGCGGCGGCGACGGACCTGGACGTGTTCCCGGTCGGTGCGGTCGTCCCGCTGATGAACGACTACCGGTACGGGGACATGGTGGACGTCGTCGCCGCGGCGAAGCGCGGCCTCGACCAGGACTGTCCGGTGCACCTGTTCGGCGCCGGGCACCCGATGATGTTCGCGCTCGCCGCTGCACTGGGCTGTGACCTCTTCGACTCGGCGGCGTACGCGCTGTACGCGCGGGACGACCGCTACCTGACGGTGCGCGGGACGAAGCACCTCGACGACCTCGAGCACCTGCCGTGTCCGTGCCCCGTCTGCACGGAGCACACGCCCGCGGAGCTGCGCGCGCTCGGCGAGCGCGAGCGCGGCGACGAACTCGCGGCGCACAACCTCCACGTGTCGTTCGCGGAGATGCGACGCGTCCGGCAGGCCATCCGCACCGGCTCGCTGCTCGAGCTCGTCGAGTCGCGTGCCCGTGCGCATCCGGCGATGCTCGACGGCTACCGCGCGGCGCTCGCGCACGCCGACCAGCTGGAGCGCACGGACTCGGCGTCGAAGGACACGTTCTTCTACCTCTCGAGCGAGAGCGCGCGCCGGCCGGAGGTCCGCCGGCACCACGAGCGCCTCGACCGCCTCGCGCCCGAGGGCGACGTGCTCCTGACGGAGGGCGACAACGACGACGCGTTCGACGCGTCGTGGACGGTCGAGCCGCCGTTCGGGCCGTTCCCGCGCGACCTCCGGAACACGTACCCGCTGACGGCGGAGCTCCCGGAGCGGCTCGACGAGGCGGCGTTCGCAGCGGCCGCCGACGGCGTCGCCGCGCTCGTCGACGGCGCGAGCGCGTCGTTCACGCTCGCGCACCGCGACTGGCCCGAGCGCGCGCTCGACGGCGTCCCCGACGACGTCTCGCTCGTGAATCTCCACGGACGCGAGCACGCTGAGTACTGA
- a CDS encoding Na+/H+ antiporter NhaC family protein has product MPHDRDRPTSDETALDDDVRADLAASAGDDPDIEFRGGKWLSALPLAFFVLWAIVQSGVLRIGDTTGLVAGMLVGLVLGLFFVEGSWATYANTIFQGMTRRVAATAVVAWLWAGMFAATIQAGGFVGGLVWAADAAGLGAALFPAATFVLCALLATGIGTGYGATVAFSALFFPAGVLLGANPVLLFGAILSGAVFGDNLAPVSDTTIVSAVTQDADIGGVVASRFKYAITAAVVAFVAYVVAGQLMTGVEVSGQAQSLFVENSDPLGLVHLASMLAVIGTAVSGRHIVEAISWGLVVAVAFNVALGLAPVSEMLVFRASEDLAAAQTLSFLPFVELVDVSREGVSAGVGGSIYSGAAGFFPLIVLVLLIVAGAQIMIRGGGFQAIQDWLLESVATSVRRAETTMVLGTALVNAMITINTAAEIAIAPYIARLGERFNINGYRRANILDANTSALGYIFPWSGGLLVGYATLTELPGQYEWFTQAMVVNPADVFPYVFHGWLLVGVFLFSALTGFGLEYTTDREADEVARV; this is encoded by the coding sequence ATGCCTCACGATCGCGACCGACCGACCTCGGACGAGACCGCCCTCGACGACGACGTGCGGGCGGACCTCGCCGCCAGTGCGGGCGACGACCCCGACATCGAGTTCCGCGGCGGGAAGTGGCTGAGCGCGCTCCCGCTCGCGTTCTTCGTGCTCTGGGCGATCGTCCAGAGCGGCGTCCTACGGATCGGCGACACCACCGGACTCGTCGCCGGAATGCTCGTCGGCCTCGTCCTCGGCCTGTTCTTCGTGGAGGGTTCGTGGGCGACGTACGCGAACACGATCTTCCAGGGGATGACGCGCCGGGTCGCCGCGACCGCGGTCGTCGCGTGGCTCTGGGCGGGCATGTTCGCCGCGACCATTCAGGCCGGCGGGTTCGTCGGTGGCCTCGTGTGGGCGGCCGACGCCGCCGGCCTCGGCGCGGCCCTGTTCCCTGCAGCCACGTTCGTCCTCTGTGCGCTCCTCGCAACCGGCATCGGCACCGGGTACGGCGCCACGGTGGCGTTCAGCGCGCTGTTCTTCCCCGCCGGCGTCCTCCTCGGCGCCAACCCGGTCCTCCTGTTCGGAGCGATCCTCTCCGGCGCGGTGTTCGGCGACAACCTCGCGCCGGTCTCGGACACCACCATCGTGAGCGCGGTCACACAGGACGCCGACATCGGCGGCGTCGTCGCGTCGCGATTCAAGTACGCGATCACGGCGGCCGTGGTCGCGTTCGTCGCGTACGTCGTCGCCGGCCAGCTCATGACGGGCGTCGAGGTGTCCGGGCAAGCGCAGTCGCTGTTCGTCGAGAACAGCGACCCGCTCGGGCTCGTCCACCTCGCGTCGATGCTCGCCGTCATCGGGACCGCCGTGAGCGGCCGGCACATCGTCGAAGCGATCTCGTGGGGGCTCGTCGTCGCGGTCGCGTTCAACGTCGCGCTCGGACTCGCGCCCGTCTCGGAGATGCTCGTCTTCCGCGCGTCCGAGGACCTCGCGGCCGCACAGACGCTCTCGTTCCTTCCGTTCGTCGAACTCGTCGACGTCTCCCGGGAGGGCGTGAGCGCGGGCGTCGGCGGGAGCATCTACTCGGGCGCGGCCGGGTTCTTCCCGCTCATCGTGCTCGTGCTCCTCATCGTCGCTGGCGCGCAGATCATGATCCGCGGCGGCGGATTCCAGGCGATCCAGGACTGGCTGCTGGAGTCGGTCGCCACCTCCGTCCGGCGCGCGGAGACGACGATGGTGCTCGGCACCGCGCTCGTGAACGCGATGATCACGATCAACACCGCCGCCGAGATCGCGATCGCGCCGTACATCGCGCGCCTCGGCGAGCGCTTCAACATCAACGGCTACCGGCGCGCGAACATCCTCGACGCGAACACGTCCGCGCTCGGGTACATCTTCCCGTGGTCGGGCGGCCTCCTCGTCGGGTACGCGACGCTCACGGAGCTCCCCGGCCAGTACGAGTGGTTCACGCAAGCGATGGTCGTCAATCCCGCTGACGTGTTCCCGTACGTCTTCCACGGCTGGCTGCTCGTCGGCGTGTTCCTCTTCTCGGCACTCACCGGGTTCGGGCTGGAGTACACGACCGACCGCGAGGCCGATGAGGTGGCGCGCGTATGA
- a CDS encoding type II CAAX endopeptidase family protein — MSDDRDDRNADRRDGGDRSGRSTSPVDSTSPADTAATGGDGAVRTPDAGIDADVPPWQTGRGSGGLARASGEVLVTVVLSFVAAFALAIGIGIALFFAGYEITSIPVLIGSLLGTQAGLAIGGFAYLRWRGESLSAIGVAVPDLRGSLLVVVGTVAALVIAFTASILVQTFGLPAAENSTGAAAQEVPSSLLLLIPVAIFVIGPCEELLFRGVVQRRLREVASAPVAIVAASALFAAAHVVALIGNLAAMAVTISILFFPALVFGVLYEYTKNVTVTALVHGLYDAVLFGLLYVALTFAPESAQPDGGAAAAAAVDALALLL; from the coding sequence GTGAGCGACGACCGCGACGACCGAAACGCCGACCGCCGCGACGGCGGCGATCGCAGTGGTCGCTCGACGTCGCCGGTCGACTCGACGTCGCCGGCCGATACGGCGGCGACGGGCGGGGACGGCGCGGTGCGGACGCCCGACGCGGGCATCGACGCGGACGTCCCGCCCTGGCAGACGGGTCGCGGATCGGGCGGGCTGGCGCGGGCGAGCGGCGAGGTGCTCGTGACGGTCGTCCTGTCGTTCGTCGCCGCGTTCGCGCTCGCGATCGGCATCGGGATCGCGCTCTTCTTCGCCGGCTACGAGATCACGTCGATACCGGTGCTCATCGGGTCGCTGCTCGGGACGCAGGCCGGGCTCGCCATCGGTGGGTTCGCGTACCTGCGATGGCGCGGCGAATCGCTCTCCGCGATCGGCGTCGCGGTCCCGGACCTCCGCGGGAGCCTGCTCGTCGTCGTCGGAACCGTCGCCGCGCTCGTCATCGCGTTCACGGCGAGTATCCTCGTGCAGACGTTCGGGCTCCCCGCCGCCGAGAACTCGACGGGTGCGGCCGCACAGGAGGTGCCGTCGTCGCTCCTCCTGCTCATTCCGGTCGCCATCTTCGTCATCGGACCGTGCGAGGAACTGCTGTTCCGCGGCGTCGTCCAGCGGCGACTCCGCGAGGTCGCGTCCGCGCCCGTCGCCATCGTCGCCGCGAGCGCGCTGTTCGCCGCGGCGCACGTCGTCGCGCTCATCGGGAACCTCGCGGCGATGGCGGTCACCATCAGCATCCTGTTCTTCCCCGCGCTCGTGTTCGGCGTCCTCTACGAGTACACGAAGAACGTCACCGTCACCGCGCTCGTGCACGGGCTCTACGACGCCGTCCTCTTCGGGCTCCTCTACGTCGCGCTCACGTTCGCGCCGGAGAGCGCGCAGCCCGACGGCGGCGCCGCAGCCGCAGCCGCGGTGGACGCGCTCGCGCTCCTCCTGTAG
- a CDS encoding alpha/beta fold hydrolase translates to MASFETLARDVDADLEREHVVADDVRLHVVTAGPEDGDVVVLLHGFPEFWYSWREQIPALADAGYRVVVPDMRGYNESEKPRGVDQYRIDRLVADVAALVEHYASDDGESPGDDGADADRDGDGADADRDGDGADADPETARAHVVGHDWGGGVAWATAIRRPDVVDRLGVLNAPHPERFRELLRTPAQLKRSWYMFYFQLPRLPEYGLTRKDAALLEDVFADAMPERELRHYRQALLRPGAASAALNYYRSSVREGIRDQLPFVSASIPMPDGVVDAPTVVAWGERDEALVPANLDGLDRWVSDLRVERIPDAGHWVQLDAPERASDELLAHFEPESA, encoded by the coding sequence ATGGCGAGTTTCGAGACGCTCGCGCGCGACGTCGACGCGGACCTCGAGCGCGAGCACGTCGTCGCCGACGACGTCCGGTTGCACGTCGTCACCGCCGGGCCCGAAGACGGCGACGTCGTCGTGCTCCTGCACGGGTTCCCGGAGTTCTGGTACTCGTGGCGCGAGCAGATTCCGGCGCTCGCGGACGCGGGGTATCGCGTCGTCGTCCCGGACATGCGGGGGTACAACGAGAGCGAGAAGCCCCGCGGCGTCGACCAGTACCGGATCGACCGCCTCGTCGCGGACGTCGCCGCGCTCGTCGAGCACTACGCCAGTGACGACGGCGAGAGCCCGGGCGATGACGGCGCGGACGCGGATCGCGATGGCGACGGCGCGGACGCGGATCGCGATGGCGACGGCGCGGACGCAGACCCCGAGACGGCGAGGGCGCACGTCGTCGGCCACGACTGGGGTGGTGGGGTCGCGTGGGCGACCGCCATCCGACGCCCGGACGTCGTCGACCGACTTGGGGTCCTGAACGCGCCCCACCCCGAGCGGTTCCGCGAACTCTTGCGGACGCCGGCACAGCTGAAGCGCTCGTGGTACATGTTCTACTTCCAGCTTCCCCGACTTCCGGAGTACGGGCTGACGCGGAAGGACGCCGCACTCCTCGAGGACGTGTTCGCCGATGCGATGCCCGAGCGCGAACTCCGGCACTACCGGCAGGCGCTCCTGCGGCCGGGGGCGGCGAGCGCGGCCCTGAACTACTACCGGTCGTCCGTGCGCGAAGGTATCAGGGACCAGCTCCCGTTCGTCTCGGCGTCGATCCCGATGCCCGACGGCGTCGTGGACGCGCCGACGGTCGTCGCGTGGGGCGAGCGCGACGAGGCGCTCGTCCCCGCGAACCTCGACGGCCTCGACCGCTGGGTGTCGGACCTGCGCGTCGAACGCATCCCCGACGCCGGCCACTGGGTGCAACTCGACGCGCCCGAGCGCGCGAGCGACGAACTGCTCGCGCACTTCGAACCCGAGTCGGCGTGA